One Lagopus muta isolate bLagMut1 chromosome 10, bLagMut1 primary, whole genome shotgun sequence DNA segment encodes these proteins:
- the MNS1 gene encoding meiosis-specific nuclear structural protein 1 produces the protein MASAWHGVGLPPAAEERGGLLRAARLRAAVERERRLEEAVRTGEERRRQRERRRLQEERLAAELARLKHEKLSDEKMRQQVRENSLELRELEQKLKSAYLNKERAAQIAEKEAIEFEKMKREAEIAQKMKEEYERAAKEESLAELRRNEEKITYQQELEKQLEEQERKKQGVYDEFLKEKLMIDEIIRKIYEEDQKEKQLKLEKMRATQTYIEAFKKEQAVWRQRKREEMEEENRKIVEFANSQRQREEDWTAKVRDMEEKKQQLQAMIAQNLEREQQKRDEVERIRQELYLEEQLETDRKKEMAEMETRIRQRLDLRQMYEEQLALKKVAQRAVQEEEEAFRQQMQAKFAEDDRIEQMNAQKRRMKQLEHRKAVEKLIEDRHKQFIADKERELEEWQLEEKRQANIRAVVEEERQKLLKEHASKLLGYLPRGILKGEDDINMLGEEFRLAYQRRRDNPSSEES, from the exons ATG GCGTCCGCGTGGCACGGCGTGGGGCTGCCGCCGGCGGCGGAGGAGCGGGGCGGGCTGCTGCGGGCCGCCAGGCTGCGGGCGGCGGTGGAGCGGGAGCGGCGGCTGGAGGAGGCCGTGCGGACG GGAGAGGAGCGGAGGCGGCAGAgggagcggcggcggctgcAGGAGGAGCGGCTGGCGGCGGAGCTGGCGCGGCTGAAGCACGAGAAGCTGAGCGATGAGAAGATGAGGCAGCAAGTGCGGGAGAACAG TCTCGAACTTCGAGAACTCGAGCAGAAACTAAAATCTGCATATCTGAACAAAGAGCGAGCGGCGCAGATCGCTGAGAAAGAAGCCATAGAGTTTGAGAAAATG AAACGTGAGGCTGAAATAGCCcaaaagatgaaggaagagtATGAAAGggcagcaaaagaagaaagtttgGCAGAACTGAGGcgaaatgaggagaaaataacTTATCAGCAAGAGCTGGAGAAGCAGCTTGAGGAACAGGAGCGGAAGAAGCAGGGAGTTTATGACGagtttctgaaagagaaactcATGATTGATGAAATCATAAGGAAGATCTATGAGGAAGATCAAAA GGAAAAACAACTTAAGTTAGAGAAGATGAGAGCAACTCAGACATATAttgaagcatttaaaaaagaacaggCTGTGTGGAGGCAGAGGAAACgggaagagatggaagaagaaaacaggaaaattgtGGAGTTTGCCAACAGTCAGCGGCAAAGAGAAGAAGATTGGACGGCCAAAGTTAGAGAcatggaggagaaaaagcaacaactcCAGGCCATg ATTGCCCAGAATCTAGAAAGAGAGCAACAGAAGCGTGACGAAGTGGAACGAATACGCCAGGAGCTGTATCTGGAAGAGCAACTTGAGACTGATAGAAAGAAGGAGATG GCAGAAATGGAGACGAGAATAAGGCAGCGCCTGGATTTAAGGCAAATGTACGAAGAGCAGTTAGCTTTGAAGAAGGTAGCGCAGCGAGCcgtgcaggaggaggaagaagcctTCAGACAGCAGATGCAGGCCAAGTTTGCAGAGGATGATCGTATTGAACAGATGAATGCTCAGAAACGAAGAATGAAACAGCTTGAacacagaaaggctgtggaaaAACTTATTGAAGACCGTCACAAACAATTCATTGCAGATAAA GAGCGTGAACTTGAAGAATGGCAGTTAGAGGAGAAAAGACAAGCAAACATTCGTGCAGTTGTTgaagaagagagacagaaactCCTGAAAGAACATGCATCTAAATTACTGGGTTATCTTCCTAGA GGAATACTCAAAGGCGAAGATGATATTAACATGCTTGGAGAGGAGTTTAGGTTGGCTTATCAGAGGAGAAGAGATAATCCATCTTCTGAAGAGAGCTGA